The nucleotide sequence TCCTGTTTCCCTCATTATATTTGAAGGACAGGcatgggggtagggtggggtggggcagctgGCAACCCTGGGAACTCACGCTGCAGGAAAAGGGCTTGACCTAAACGTCAAGGTTCTGAAGATGACAGAGGACTGCAACTCAGCTTTCATCTTgcaacgggggtgggggtggggcgaggaggtgaggggtggggcgaggaggtgaggggtggggagtggagggatgcggtggggagtgggggaggttgTTCTCAGTTTCCCAACTTCATAGTACTGAAATTTGGTTGTTGGTGGCTCTCTAACAAGGGATTTAGTTGAGAGTTTTTGAGGATGGAATCTaggaagaagcaaggagaggggcCGAAGACTTCAGTgacttcccatccctcctctagGCCACCCTTATTTGCCTCTCGGGCGATTGAGACCAGCTGAGATTTTCCAGTCCTTACTGGCTTCTGAAAGGGGATACTTCCCTAGAAGCCCCAGTACCATTATCTGGTCACCAGGTAGTTGGCCATCAGCTGCGACCTGGGCTCCTTCCTTTTTAGAGTGGGGTTGGGGTGGAACGGAACCGGACTAAGGGTGGTGGCTCCTAGGGTCAGGGAAACATTTAAACTTCTGCTTAGCCTCCAGGCTGTGGCTCACCTCTGGCCCACACCCTGCAGACCCAGCCAACCACACGCCTACAGCAGCACCCAGATAAGACAGAGGCTTGGGCTGGGTAAGGGGTTCTTAAGTAGCTCTGGACAGGGCTACAGAACCTGTTCCCCTTTCTGACAGGCTGAGGGACCTGCCCTCAAGTCATACAGCTGTGAGACCGGATGCAGTCCTAGTCTGCCTTCTTCCCTCCGCCAGCACTGTGGGGTTCCATTTCCTTCCGGGCTGTGCAGTGCAGCTCCGCACTAGTAAGGTTCCCAGCTGCAGTAGCAGGAAAACAGGCAACCAGagcagagtgtgtgtgtctccGGACGGGGAGCGATGACCCCGCGCAGCCAGCCGGCTAGAGTCCTCGAGTGGGTACACTCTCCTCCAAGAGCACTTAATTGGGGCACTTCTGCTGCCAGGGCTGGGGATACGATGCCTAGGGAAAGCTGTCCCCAGACTGACGGGTGCCTGGGTCAGCGCCCTCCACCTGCTTGCCCTGCCCCGCCCAGGCCCACCCCCTGCGGGGAGTGTCCTGGAACCACGCCCATCTGGGCAGGGATGGGCTAGCAGAGCCGCTCAGGCGCAACTAGGGACTTGGGGGACGCCGGGGATCACTCCGGTGCTGCTGCAGCGGTTTCCACGTCTGGAACGCGCCATGCTGAGCCGGCGCCGCGTCTTTGCCGTGGAGCGACTTGGCGGCCGGGGTGAGTCGCGTTGCCTCCCACCCTGGGGACGTCTCCTATTCTCCAGCCCCGCTCAAGCGGCGTCCTCCGGCCGCGCCCCCTCGCTTCCTTGCTTTGAAGGAGTCGAGTGAATAGGCTTGGGACGCCATACACAGTGCAGATCCTCCGGCATTTGCAGGTCAATCACCCACCACCCACATTCTACTGGTCCGTGGCCTCCTTTCCCCCTAATTCCCATTGTGGAAGCTTCTTCTGAGGTTGGGTGACTTCGATATCCTTGCCCCAGCCAGCAGTCCTGCAAGCCCTTTGGTGGCCACAAACCCATTTCTCCGGGATGGTTGCCGACATAGGCTTCCTGGTACACTTCCTGATCCAGAGGGGACGGGCTGGCATCCTCTTCCCGCCAAAGCAGCTCAAGATTCTGACCGATTCCAGTAGACTACCCAGACCATAATAACCCCTGGCATAAAGGTGCTAATAAATGGATACTAGTCAAAGGGGCGAGGAGATTTGATtcgtgcctataatcccagcacttgggaggctgaggcaggattccCGGGCAGTTTAGGATTCAGAGTAAAAcactatttcaaaaacaaaagaaaagtcagTTTCCTTGTTTTACTTAAGTTTATATTTAAAGGTTTGTTGTTGTAGTTTAACATTTGGACTTTTGGCTGTTTTACCTGTATGGACTGGCCAAGGAAGTCAAAATAGGGGCTCAGactcagatcccttggaactggagttaggaacatccatgtaggtgctgggaacccagtGCCCACCCGACGCCTGTCTTCTGGAAAAGTAGTATTGTAAAATACTTAATCATCAAACCAACTCCAAAAACGTCCTCCATTTGTCACATGATCGTCTTTTCTTGCTTAAAAAGGCATTATCCTGTCTAAAGACATTAAAAAGACATGATTATAATTGCTAttgtttttgctgctgctgctgctatttctGTTTTGCAGCGTGAGGACCCAGTGCCTTGCGCATGCTCTGAAAGCTCTCACAGTGTCACGTCCCAGCCCCCGCTGCTGTCATTTTTACCAGTGTCCTCATAAACTGCAGGAGGTACTTCATCCTGCTTCCTGGTGTGCCAGGGACTCCAGATAGCACTGCGTAGCCCATCCCTTTCCTTGATCTTTATCCCTCCCAGATCCGAGAAGTCCAAGGCACTCAGACTTGATCCTTTCAGGTGAACTTTAGTTAAGGGTCTATTAAGCTATCTGCATCACTGATTGTCATGACTTGCAAGGACTTTGCCTACCACATGCTCAAAGAGTAGGTTTCTGTCAGCTGTCAACAATTGTTATAAAAACCCTATCTAGACATCTTCCAAGCAAGGGTGGAACTTTATCCCAGTGGAGATGTGGATGTCCTGTGTCCTTGTTCACCACTGGTACAGGAATGCTGCCAGTTGCTAGGAATGCTGGGGGCGTTGAGGGCATCCTGCCCAGCTTGATACAGATTCTCCTTACAGATGGGGCCTTTGAAGACCTGGCACAAGGCTGTGTGGTGCCAGGAGTCACTTGCACATACAGACGGATACCAGACAAAACTCACGGGTGTTCATTGGACTTCAGGGAGGGACAGAATGAACTGAGAGGTCTGGAGAGACAGATGCCACTTCTGAAATTGGCTTCCCAGGACTCAGGCATGGAGATGGTGGTTGGGGACAGCTCCTTGGCTACCTTATCAGGACTTTCTCAAGATTCTCTAAACCTTGAGCCCATGGGGAGCCCTGAGCTGCCTCCTGCCCAGCTAGACCGACTGCTGGCCAGACAGAAGCTggaacaggtgctggagagatctCGAGAGTTTCCCAGCTTGTCTGGGCGGCGTGGCCCCCTGCAGCTGCTGAACAGGCCTGTAGGTGGAGTGCCCGTCTTTGTAGGAGAACAGGAGTCCACGGAGGCAGACACTGAGTTAGAGGCTGGTCTGGAAGAAGCAAAGGAGGCGAGTATTCATCTTGGCTAAAGTGGAGTGAAGTGTGGTGGGGTGGAGAAAGTCCTGAGGTGTGGCTCGTGGGGACCCTTCCCCCCATTTTCCCTGGAGCTCTCTCGGGGTGGGGCGTTCCTTGCCCCTAATTGATGGTTGTGTCATTGCTTTTTGTCTCACCTCGCACCTGGCAGTATGTAGCCACccccacagaggcaggcaggtatggGTGCTGTGCTCAGCTGGCCACGGGGGAAGCCAGCCAAGTGTGTCTTTCTTGGCTTGTCTGCTGTGTCCCATTTTGTTGGCACAGCCAGACTACCCAGAATAGGAGTTTTGGCTGGCTCTGAAGGGCTTCCTCCCGTAATGTGTCCCACAGGTTGGTAACATGGAGTCTGGAGCCTGTACCTGCCTTCCAGGTCAGGGATTGCGTTACCTGGAACACCTGTGCCTTGTGCTGGAGCAGATGGCGAGGCTCCAGCAGCTATACCTGCAGCTGCAGAGCCAGAGACCCTCTAGGGTGAGTGATGGACAGGGGCAGGTGGTCAGGTCagttagggagggagggaggggacggGTGGAACCCCTGGAGCATGAATGCCTTCTGAACAGCCTCGGCTTTCGAGTGAGTCTCTGCTTGCACCATCTCGCCTGTCTCAGGAGCCTGAGGAGGAAGAACTGGCTCCAGCTCTTTCATCATCGCATATCCCAGACAATAAGGTCCAGGGGCACAGAGAAGAGCTGAGCCAGACGAAGGACCCAGGTAAGGGGCCATTGTGTCTTCCTCTGCATTCTGCTGCCTACGTGCCTGCCCAGGGTCCCATCAGCAGACCCCGGAACTGTAGCTTAGTGGGCTTGCTTCCTGCTTGTTTCTGGCCCCAGATGATGTAGTTCTCTTCTTTCAGAAGGTGCAGAGGCAGCTTCGTTCCCGGAGGTGGGGGTGATTGTCGCCAGCCCCTCCGGCCTGCCAGAGGCCTTGCTGGAACCAACCCACATCCTTCCTCCATCCCAGGGACACAAGGTAGTGATGGATCTATGTGGAGCGGGTGGTAGAATGGTGCAGGGTGGGGGAACATGGGGATGTGTAAGtgctgcccccccacccccaatcagaGCTTTAGGGAAATGACAGGATTCCTGTTTGGAGCAGGTGATTTGCTCAGGCGTTGAAGTCCCTGGCAGCTTCGTTAGGGATGTGTAGACTGTGGATGCTTTGTATGAAGAGCCCTTATTCTCTCTTCAGCAGGATCTTTCCCACTGGGATAAGGTCAAGGTTCTGCTCAACCGCATCCGCTGGAGGAGCCCTCGACTTCCCGAGCCTCCTGTTCCCCCTGATAGTTCTAGACCCAGGTGAGTCTTGTGTCTGATTCGGGGAGCGACTGATGGTCCAGGATGTTGACATTGTCCTGTCTCGGCAGTTGTCGTCTTAGTCCCTGTGGAATTGGTGAGACAAAGTATAGGAGAGGCTCCAAGTAACAACAGTTAAGATGCCATTTGTTGGTGACGAGGGGAAGGCCTCAGGAGACTGGGGACAGTGGCTTTCCTGAAGCCACAGCCAGATTGTGGGCAGTATCTTCATCATCTTGTGTCAAGCCTcatcccttttttttttggacttggttttttcgagacagggtttctctgtgtagccctggctgccctggaactcactctgtagaccaggctggcctcgaactcagaaatatgcctgcctctgcctcccaagtgctgggattacaggcatgtgccaccaccgcccggctatgcctgtttttttgtttgtttgttttgttttgtttttcttcttccagtCTAACTTTCCTTCGCTTTTCTATAGGATGGAGTTCAGGACCCTCTCTGAAAGGACTCCGTGCCATTCCCAGCGGAAGACCTTTATTCCAACATTGGTGGTTAAGAAGCCACGAGTGAAAAATCTTTCTGTATGACGGCTTGGTGTGCCTGGTGACCTTGGGTGGACGGGATTTGCCAAGAAGTCCTTCACATTTTGGCTCACTGCTGCTTCTCTGCACTGCCAGGAAACGCTATTGGTGCTTGCTCCTCTTCAAGGTGAAGGCCGAGTCCTTCTCTAAGCATGGAGGCCAGGAGCCCTGGTTCCCCAAGAGGCCCTTGAGTGCAGCTCCAATGCTCTGCAAGGGCTCTTCCTCCTCGTCAGAAATCTCTGGGCTTAGGCAATGTGAACTGACTTATTTACCAGATGCTCACAGAGCATGTTTAGTATGGGAATGTGTCATCATGTTGCGGATGTATGTTTATACAGTCTTTGTCGGACTTTCGACTGCCCAGATTTAACCATTGGATGGAATCATTCGTCCAAAGGGTTGGTGTGTCGGGTGTCGCTGGGAGGATGGCACTCACCTGCATTCCACAATGAACAGTTACTGATGTGGatttctaatttcttcctcataCCTGAGAAGGCAGCCCTAGGACGAAGAACAACACTGCCTCGGGTACCTTTGTAGTGAGTCACGGCTCTGGAGCACAGTCCTTGAAGGCTGAATGAGGAATTGGGGGGGGTCGGGGAGGAATCAAGAACATTGTGAGCAACAACAAATAACTTGCAAGGTCAACTCTAAGATGCCGTGTTCCATCCTGGAGTTGAGACCATCGCGACGTCTCTTAATTTCTGAGCCACAGCTTCCTACTTGGGATGATGCCTACCTTACCTACCTCATAAGCTTGTTAGGAGGATAAAGTAACATTAAATGTTCTCAATGTGTGCTGTGACTGTTAAGTGAACTGGAAAGGGTGTGCTGCTGGAggagtggggagatgggaggccagAGGTTAAAGAAGGGGGGGTGGCCACTGTTAATAGTTGTGAAAATAGCCATATTTCTGGCAAGATTTTGGATAAGCCATTTCATTGAGATCAAAAGGccatttacatttcatatttgAGAGTTTGGGTACAGATTTCGGATATGCTTACCCCTTGCTGGTGGTGCAGTCAATAGAAGGGCAGGAatagggatgggggatggggtgggtggtcAGAATATCAGCTTTAGTCAGAATATCCCCTGGAAATGGACCTTGAGTAGGCATGCTTCTCCTCCAGCCAATAGAGGCGCTGCTTCCTTGCGTTGGAGGGAGGGGTCTAGTTCCAGTCATTTTGAGACCAGGAACCAATAGTTCGAGCCTACTTTTCTGATGGGACGCTTGAGAGTGGACACCACTGAGCTCAGCTTCCGAAGGCATTATCGGATCTGGGAAGGCGCACTTCCGTTCTACAGTTGGAGCGGGATGGCAGgctggtgtgggggaagggagaggtcGATGGAGAAGAGGGAGGTACCATATCCGGGAGAGTGGCAGCTTCCGACCAGTGGTCGCTCTTCCGGAGAGGCGTTtccggtggtggtggcagcagcagctgcgGTGGTTCCGGGTGTCTTTGTCCCCCTGGTGTCGTGGCCCTGGCCCGCAGGTGGGTTGGGGGCCTCCCGCTGCGCCTCTGCCTCACGGTCTCCCTCGGGTGGCGAGGCCGTGGGGGTCCGAACAGCGAAGATGCGCCAGTCGTGGAAAGAGCCGAGCCCCCTCTGGACTGCAAGCTCCGTCTCCCTGGCAACGGCCTCGGCCCTGGGGGCGGGCGGGAGGAGGAGAAACCTCGCGCCGTGGTCCTCCCACGGTGGCCTCTCGGTGGCCCGGCCCGGAAGGCTCTGCGCAGGCGGCTGCGGAGGCCGGAGCCTAGGGTCGGGACCTAGGAGGAGGGATCGATCGGCGTGCAGGCCGCTTGGCGAGGGCCGGCTGGACAGCTCCTTTCCCACCAGCCGGTCCGAAAGGACGCCTGGCGGGCTTCCGGGGAGAGGGCCCGCATCACCAACCCGCTACTCGCACCTTTATTTTTTTGCCCCGGCCCTGCGTGGAGTGTTTTGGCGGAtgtttttgaatgaatgaatgtcacCGGAGCTCTTCCAGCCCCTCACTCCGCCAGCCTTTCTAAGGGTGTCAGTGGCATAGTGAAAGGAGTGCTAAATTGTTGGGAGACCTGGGTGTGAGTCCCACTCTGTCACTACCTGGTTTTGTGGCCTTGGGCAAGTCTCCTGATCTCAAAGCTCCAGTTTCCTTGTCTATAAATCAGCATGTCACTAATACCCACCATTAGGCTATTGTGAGAACAAACTGGAGTAATGTAATTACCTATTTCATACCCTTTCCATCCCTCCATTTTAGGACTCACCTCTTCATTGTAAAAGCTTTACTTCATTAAGATTTTCTATTCCCCCACACCCCCGTAATAGATGGAAGTTTTCCATTCGAGCtgttaacttctttctttttttgattgaaGGTTTCCCCCCAAGACCTTGAAAGGACAGTATTCCAAATGTCCCAGTTTAAGCGCCAGAGGATCAACCCACTTCCAGGGGGACGGAACTTCTCAGGTGCTTACCTCCTAACTGGTTTACACTCAGGATATGCTCTAGACTCAGTTTCCAAAAATATGGCTCTTGGGTGTTTCCTTAAATGTCTGAGTAGCAGGTTGGAGCCACCTAGACCTCTGGGTTTACAAGATCCTCTGACTATCTTCTAGTGCTTAGAGTAGTCGGTACAGTTCCTGGAGAGTGCTTCTCTGTCCCCATAGGCGCTGCTTCAACATCTCTTCTGGGCCCTCCTCCTGGTCTGCTTACTCCTCCTGTGGCCACAGACTTGTCCCAAAATGCCAGGCATCTTCAGGTATGTTGGGTGCCCTTTCTAGTGAGTTTCCCTTTGGGGCCACCCTGGTATGTTTGGATGTCTGGTGTGTGTTGTTTCTTGTGTTACAATGGCTATGTTTATtaggttggtttggttttgtcctggtaATAGGCCAGTGTTGGGGAACTCAGACAACTCTTAGGTTGGGGAATCTTGAATATCTGGCTCCAGAGAGATCTTTTGGATGAACGTCAAGAATTAGCTTCTCTCCTCTTCATAGATAGGCCGTGCCCACTGTGTTTTTTTCTGTGTGAATTTTCCTCTAACATCATGAGGTCCTAGTGGCATAGCATGGTTTTGTTCAGGTTGCTCCGTCTTGCTTTTGACTTACCCTTCTCTTGCAGAGTGGGGAGAAGCAGCGCGTCTTCACTGGCATTGTTACCAGCTTGCATGACTACTTTGGGGTGGTAGATGAAGAAGTCTTTTTTCAGCTAAGGTAGGCTTgaggctagttttttttttctgggagtgGTTGTGGCATTCAGTTCTGTCTCAGTGCTGGTGGGCCCCCTCTTTAAAGCCATTGCTTTGCTATTTTACTGCAAGGTATGAGAAATTTTGATGGAGAAGGTCTTCCTGGGGGCAGTCAGGAAAACTTGTTCAGGATGCCTCCTGATGGGGCCTCCTGGTTTGTGTGCTGACAGTGTGGTGAAGGGCCGACTACCCCAGCTGGGTGAGAAGGTGCTGGTGAAGGCTGCATATAACCCAGGCCAGGCAGTACCCTGGAATGCTGTCAAGGTGCAGACGCTCTCCAACCAGGTATTTCCCTCTTTAGCATGTCCTCTGCAATGGGAAGGAGAGGACGAAGACCTGTGGCCTGACTTCTGGGCACACTTCTTCTTTTTGTTGAGGGGTGGGATAGATGTCTTTTTATGGTATCAACCTTGGGATCCCCTGAACTTGCCTGCTGTTTTCCTTTAGCCCTTACTGAAGTCGCCAGCACCTCCCCTTCTTCATGTGGCAGCTCTGGGCCAGAAGCAAGGGATCCTGGGAGCTCAGCCCCAGCTGATCTTTCAGCCTCACCGAATTCCCCCACTTTTCCCTCAGAAGCGTGAGTACTGGTGGCATGCAAGTTGGGGTGTGGCTTTGTGGGGTAGTCTGGAGGAAAGGACTTGTTCCTTTCATATAGATGCTCTTAGAACAGAAGGGGGTACTTCTCtacacaggaagaggaggaggaagctggaCGGGGTTTTAGGGCTTTTGAGTCACCGGCCATTTCCTTTCTTCAGCTCTGAGTCTCTTCCAGACATCCCACACACTTCA is from Apodemus sylvaticus chromosome 8, mApoSyl1.1, whole genome shotgun sequence and encodes:
- the C8H8orf58 gene encoding uncharacterized protein C8orf58 homolog isoform X2, with product MLSRRRVFAVERLGGRDGAFEDLAQGCVVPGVTCTYRRIPDKTHGCSLDFREGQNELRGLERQMPLLKLASQDSGMEMVVGDSSLATLSGLSQDSLNLEPMGSPELPPAQLDRLLARQKLEQVLERSREFPSLSGRRGPLQLLNRPVGGVPVFVGEQESTEADTELEAGLEEAKEVGNMESGACTCLPGQGLRYLEHLCLVLEQMARLQQLYLQLQSQRPSRPRLSSESLLAPSRLSQEPEEEELAPALSSSHIPDNKVQGHREELSQTKDPEGAEAASFPEVGVIVASPSGLPEALLEPTHILPPSQGHKDLSHWDKVKVLLNRIRWRSPRLPEPPVPPDSSRPRMEFRTLSERTPCHSQRKTFIPTLVVKKPRVKNLSV
- the C8H8orf58 gene encoding uncharacterized protein C8orf58 homolog isoform X4: MLSRRRVFAVERLGGRDGAFEDLAQGCVVPGVTCTYRRIPDKTHGCSLDFREGQNELRGLERQMPLLKLASQDSGMEMVVGDSSLATLSGLSQDSLNLEPMGSPELPPAQLDRLLARQKLEQVLERSREFPSLSGRRGPLQLLNRPVGGVPVFVGEQESTEADTELEAGLEEAKEVGNMESGACTCLPGQGLRYLEHLCLVLEQMARLQQLYLQLQSQRPSREPEEEELAPALSSSHIPDNKVQGHREELSQTKDPEGAEAASFPEVGVIVASPSGLPEALLEPTHILPPSQGHKDLSHWDKVKVLLNRIRWRSPRLPEPPVPPDSSRPRMEFRTLSERTPCHSQRKTFIPTLVVKKPRVKNLSV
- the C8H8orf58 gene encoding uncharacterized protein C8orf58 homolog isoform X3 yields the protein MLSRRRVFAVERLGGRDGAFEDLAQGCVVPGVTCTYRRIPDKTHGCSLDFREGQNELRGLERQMPLLKLASQDSGMEMVVGDSSLATLSGLSQDSLNLEPMGSPELPPAQLDRLLARQKLEQVLERSREFPSLSGRRGPLQLLNRPVGGVPVFVGEQESTEADTELEAGLEEAKEVGNMESGACTCLPGQGLRYLEHLCLVLEQMARLQQLYLQLQSQRPSREPEEEELAPALSSSHIPDNKVQGHREELSQTKDPEGAEAASFPEVGVIVASPSGLPEALLEPTHILPPSQGHKQDLSHWDKVKVLLNRIRWRSPRLPEPPVPPDSSRPRMEFRTLSERTPCHSQRKTFIPTLVVKKPRVKNLSV
- the C8H8orf58 gene encoding uncharacterized protein C8orf58 homolog isoform X1, with amino-acid sequence MLSRRRVFAVERLGGRDGAFEDLAQGCVVPGVTCTYRRIPDKTHGCSLDFREGQNELRGLERQMPLLKLASQDSGMEMVVGDSSLATLSGLSQDSLNLEPMGSPELPPAQLDRLLARQKLEQVLERSREFPSLSGRRGPLQLLNRPVGGVPVFVGEQESTEADTELEAGLEEAKEVGNMESGACTCLPGQGLRYLEHLCLVLEQMARLQQLYLQLQSQRPSRPRLSSESLLAPSRLSQEPEEEELAPALSSSHIPDNKVQGHREELSQTKDPEGAEAASFPEVGVIVASPSGLPEALLEPTHILPPSQGHKQDLSHWDKVKVLLNRIRWRSPRLPEPPVPPDSSRPRMEFRTLSERTPCHSQRKTFIPTLVVKKPRVKNLSV